GTCTGCTCGGCGGCATCCTCGGTGACGATGGCCTGCTGGGCGGCGTGCTCGGCGGCGTGACCGGTGGCGACGGCGGTCTGCTCGGCGGCATCCTCGGTGACGATGGCCTGCTGGGTGGCGTGCTCGGCGGTGTGACCGGTGGCGACGGCGGCCTGCTCGGCGGCATCCTCGGTGACGATGGCCTGCTGGGCGGCGTACTCGGCGGTGTGACCGGCGGCGACACCGGCGGCCTGCTCGGCGGCATCCTGGGCGACGACGGCCTGGTTGGCGGTCTGCTCGGCGGTGTGACCGGCGGCGACGCTGGCGGCCTCCTCGGCGGCGTCCTTGGCAGCGACGGCCTGGTTGGCGGTCTGCTCAGCGGCGTGACCGGCGGCGACGCTGGTGGCCTCCTCGGCGGCGTCCTTGGCAGCGACGGCCTGGTTGGTGGTCTGCTCGGCACCGTGACCGGTGGCGACGCCGGAGGCCTGCTCGACGGCGTGCTCGGTAACGACGGTCTCGTCGGCGGCCTGCTCGGCAGCGACGGCCTCGTCGGCAGCCTCCTGGGTCAGGACGGTCTGGTGGGCGGCCTGCTCGGCGGCCTGACCGGTGCCGACAGCCCGGTGGCCAACATCCTGCAGCCGGTGACCTCGGTCGCCAGCGGCCTGACCGACACCGTGTCCCCGATCGTCTCGAACGCGACGAGCGCGGTGCACGACGTGACGGCCCCGGTGACCGACATCCTGGCCGGTGCCACGACGGCGGCCGCTCCGGTGGCAGACGCTGTCAGCACCGTGGTGAACGGTGTCGAACATGCAGTCACCCCGCTGGTGACCGATGTCGTGACCCCGATCACCAGCCTGGTCGAACACGCCGCATCGCCCGTGACGAACATCCTTCACGGTCTGCTGGGCTGATCACTAAAAGACAAAGAAGGAAGAGGGGCGAGGGAGCTAGTAGCTGCTGCAGCACCAGGGACAGGCCACCACCGGCCTGTCCCGCGAAAGGACCGATATGAAAAAGAATTTCCAGACACTGACCATCGTCGCGCTCGGCGCAGTCCTCGTGGGCTGCGCGGCCCCGAAGACCGGCCGTGACGATGCAACGTATTACTACTCGAACAAGGCCGCCACCGCGGTGCCGAAGGTGGAGCCGGCACCGCCGCCGCCGCCGCAGAACGGACCCGTCGGCGTGCCGAAGATCGTCTACTTCGACTTCGACAAATACAACATCAGGCCGGGCGATCGCAACATCGTCGAGGCGCATGCGAGCTTCCTGCGCAACCGGCCGGCGAGCCGGGTCGTGATCGAAGGCCACACCGACCAGCGCGGCGGCCGCGAGTACAACCTCGCGCTCGGCCAGCGCCGTGCCGACTCGGTACAGCGCGCGCTCACGCAACTCGGCGTACCCGCCGAGCGCGTCGAAGCCATCAGCTGGGGCCTGGAAAAACCCGCGTCGCTCGAAACCACCGAGGAGGGCTATCAGCTCAATCGCCGAGCCGAATTCAGCTACCGCTGAACCGGATCACCGCGATGACTTCGACGACGGCGGTTTCCGGCCCACGCACACGTCATCAAAGCGAGAGCAGATGACGGGCGCGGCCGGTCTCCCGCATTCGTCCGGAGCCGAATGATGTCCTTCCCAGACCAGCTCCACGCCTGCCACGAACGCCTGGTGTCGGTGTGCGCGGCGCTGCCTGCCCCGTACCCGGCATTCACGCTGTTCTTCTCCGTGAGCGATGGCTCGCAGCGCGCACATGTCGTGCACGCGCGGGCCGCCGATTTCGAGACCGCCTGGCGCGAAGGCGCCGAGCATGCCGAGCGCTGGGTGCGCGAGCGCGGCATCGTGTCGCCGTGGCTGCGCATCGACTGGGTCGAGGGCGCGAGCCCGATGGACTGGGCCCAGTTCAAGACACAGCTCACTGCCGTCAAGCGCAACTACTTCCGCCTGGGCCTGGCCTTCGACAAAGACTTTGCGCTGGCCTTCACCGAGCAGGAGCTCAACGCCAACGCCATGCTGTGCGGCGATTCGACCATTCCGCATTCGGTGGTGAACGCGCGTAACTTCGAGGTCTACGGCCAGGCGCGTTTCCAGAGTTCGCCGCCGCTGGACATGCCCTCGGACCAGCCGGTCTACCTGCTCGCCACGGTGGGCGTGTTCTGCCAGCCCGACGGCGTGGTGCACAAGCTGGTGGGCACGGGGCTCGACGCGGGCCGCCGGCAGTTGCCGGCACTCAACCCGCAGTCGGTGCTCGACCTCGTGCGCAGCGGCTCGTCGTACCTGGCGCGCCAGGTGCAGAGCGACGGCCTCTTCGTGTACGGCTACTTTCCGTGCTTCGACCGCCGCATTCCGACCTACGACGCGATGCGCCATGCAAGCGCGCTCTACGCAATGATCGAAGCGTGGGAGCTCACGCGCGACGAAACGCTGCGCGCGGCCATCGACCGCTCGCTCGACCATCTCACGAGCTCGCTGATCCGCGACTACACGCTGGTGGACGGGCGCGCGGTGGCGTTCCTGGTCGACACCGGCGGCGAGATCAAGCTCGGCGGCAACGCGGCCTGCGTGCTCGCGCTGGTGAAGTACTGCGAGCTGACGGACACGCGCCGCTGGCTGCCGCTGCTGGAAAAGCTCGCGCTCGGCATCGCGTCGCTGCAAGACCCGGCCACCGGCCGCTTCAACCACGTGCTGCATGCCGCCGACCTCACGGTCAAGCAGGCCTCGCGCATCATTTACTACGACGGCGAAGCGGCCTACGGCCTCATGCGCTTGTATGCGCTCACGCGCGACCCGCAATGGCTGGCCGTGGTCGAGAAGGCCTTTGACCATTTCATCTCCAGCCAGCACTGGCAGGCGCACGACCACTGGCTCAGCTGCTGCGTGTACGAACTCACGCACTGGAGCCCGCAGGAGAAGTACTTTCGCTTCGGCCTGCAGAACGTGGCGGGGTATCTGGACTTCGTGCTCGACCGGAAGACCACCTTCCCGACGCTGCTCGAACTCATGCTGGCCGCGCAGCAGATGCTCCAGCGCCTCGAGGGCATGCCCGCGATGCGGCACCTGCTCGACGAGCTCGACGTCGAAAAGTTTTACCGCGCGCTCGACTACCGCGCGCACTATTTGCTCAACGGCTTCTTCTGGCCCGAGATGGCGATGTATTTCCGGCGGCCATCGACCGTCGTCGGTTCGTTCTTCATCCGCCATCACTCGTTCCGCGTGCGCATCGACGACGTCGAGCAATACGTGTCGGGCTTCGTCGCTTATCACCGCTACCTGGTGGAGCGGCGCGCCTCGCCCGGCGCGGCCGGCACGGGCGGCGGCGGCAGCACCGGCGTGGGCGGCGCGCGCGACGACGGCGCCGTCTGGACCGCGAGCGAGATGGCACGCGTGACCGGCGGCGAATGGGTCGTCAAGCCCGAGGACGGATGGCGCGCCACCGGCGTGGCGCAGCGCTCTTTCATGCGCAAGGGCCGCGTGGTGTTCGACCACCAGACACGTCCGTCGAAGACACCGCTGGCGGCCGTCACGCTCAAGGGCGTGCTTCAGCCGGCTGCAGCCGTGCTGTGCACCGACCCCAAGCCGCACCTTGACAAGCGTGTGCCCGTGCTCAAGGTGCCGAACGTGCTGCAGGCCGTGCTGGAGCTGGGCGACCATGCGCGCGCCGAGTTCACCGGCCGCGTGTGCGGCGTGCTCGGCAGCGCCGCGACGAACGGCGCGGCAAGCGGCACTGTTGCCGCCATGCTGGCCGGTGCACTCACCGTGTGGGGCGAGGTCGGCCAGCCCGAGGGCAACGTCAGCCTGCCATCGGGCATTGCCTGGAACATGACCTGCATGCCGCGGCATGCGGCCTACTGGGTGCTGGAGATGGGCACCTCGCACATGCCGGCGTCGGCGCAGCTGGTGCGGCCTTCGCTGGTGGTGGTGACGGGGCTGTCGGCCGCATCGCAGAAACACCGCGGCCCGTCGGAGGCCGCAGCGCGGCTCGACAGCCGGATCTTCCAGGCCATGGCGCCGGGCGACAGCGTGGTGCTCAACCGCGACATGCCCGAGTTCGCGACCTTCGCCGAAGCGGCGATGGCGCAGCAGCTGCAGATCGTGACCTGCGGCGAGCACAAGGACGCCGACGTGCGCCTGCTCGCCTTCGACCACGGCGAAGTGCAGGCGATGGTGGCGGGCGAGCCCTTTCAGCTGCGGCTCAATGCGCCGGGGCGCCACATGGGCGCGAGCGCCATCGCTGCGCTCGCGGCCCTGCAGGCCATGCGCCTGCCGCTGGCGGCCGCGGTCGAGCCCTTCGCGCACTTCGAGCCGCCGGGCGGGCGCGGTGCGCTGCACACCATTCACATCGGCGGCGGCAGCTTCAAGCTGATCGACGAGACCTACGACGCCAACCCGAGTTCGATGCGTGCGGCGCTGGAGCTGCTGTCGCAGGCGCCCTGCGAGCCGTCGCGCCGCGTGGCGATCCTGGGCGACATGCAGGAGCTCGGCCCCGCCGCGCAACGCCACCACCTCGACCTCGAAGCCGAGCTGCTGGCCTCCCAACCCGACCGCGTGCTGCTGTGCGGCCCGCTGATGCGGGCACTGCACACACGCATCCGCACCAAGGTGCGCTCGCACTGGTTCGTCGACGTGTCAGATCTGTCGACCGCGCTCGGCAGCCTGCTGCAGCCAGGCGACTGGGTGCTGGCGAAGAGTTCAGCGGGCGTCGGCCTGTCCCGGTTGGCCCGGGTTTTGAAAGCACTGCCATGAGATGGAACGTACTCGCGAACTCGCCCTTCGAACATGAGGCGCCGCTGCGTCGGCAGCCGTTGCGCCGGTGGTGGCTGGGCTGGCTGCAACTGCTGTGCGCATGGGTGCTCTGCATGCTGCTGTGCGCCAACATCGCATTGGTGTTCGCAGAGGGTTTGCCCCAATCAAACAGGGAGGCCAAAGCAGGGAGTCCGGCCGGTTGCGCGGTTAAGGGAAGCGCCGCGCAACCGGAACCGGTTCATGGGAGGCGAAAGCTGTCGTGTTGATGTGCACGGCGAGTGAATTTTTGCCTTGTAACAGCCGG
This is a stretch of genomic DNA from Variovorax paradoxus. It encodes these proteins:
- the pal gene encoding peptidoglycan-associated lipoprotein Pal, translating into MKKNFQTLTIVALGAVLVGCAAPKTGRDDATYYYSNKAATAVPKVEPAPPPPPQNGPVGVPKIVYFDFDKYNIRPGDRNIVEAHASFLRNRPASRVVIEGHTDQRGGREYNLALGQRRADSVQRALTQLGVPAERVEAISWGLEKPASLETTEEGYQLNRRAEFSYR
- a CDS encoding glutamate ligase domain-containing protein gives rise to the protein MMSFPDQLHACHERLVSVCAALPAPYPAFTLFFSVSDGSQRAHVVHARAADFETAWREGAEHAERWVRERGIVSPWLRIDWVEGASPMDWAQFKTQLTAVKRNYFRLGLAFDKDFALAFTEQELNANAMLCGDSTIPHSVVNARNFEVYGQARFQSSPPLDMPSDQPVYLLATVGVFCQPDGVVHKLVGTGLDAGRRQLPALNPQSVLDLVRSGSSYLARQVQSDGLFVYGYFPCFDRRIPTYDAMRHASALYAMIEAWELTRDETLRAAIDRSLDHLTSSLIRDYTLVDGRAVAFLVDTGGEIKLGGNAACVLALVKYCELTDTRRWLPLLEKLALGIASLQDPATGRFNHVLHAADLTVKQASRIIYYDGEAAYGLMRLYALTRDPQWLAVVEKAFDHFISSQHWQAHDHWLSCCVYELTHWSPQEKYFRFGLQNVAGYLDFVLDRKTTFPTLLELMLAAQQMLQRLEGMPAMRHLLDELDVEKFYRALDYRAHYLLNGFFWPEMAMYFRRPSTVVGSFFIRHHSFRVRIDDVEQYVSGFVAYHRYLVERRASPGAAGTGGGGSTGVGGARDDGAVWTASEMARVTGGEWVVKPEDGWRATGVAQRSFMRKGRVVFDHQTRPSKTPLAAVTLKGVLQPAAAVLCTDPKPHLDKRVPVLKVPNVLQAVLELGDHARAEFTGRVCGVLGSAATNGAASGTVAAMLAGALTVWGEVGQPEGNVSLPSGIAWNMTCMPRHAAYWVLEMGTSHMPASAQLVRPSLVVVTGLSAASQKHRGPSEAAARLDSRIFQAMAPGDSVVLNRDMPEFATFAEAAMAQQLQIVTCGEHKDADVRLLAFDHGEVQAMVAGEPFQLRLNAPGRHMGASAIAALAALQAMRLPLAAAVEPFAHFEPPGGRGALHTIHIGGGSFKLIDETYDANPSSMRAALELLSQAPCEPSRRVAILGDMQELGPAAQRHHLDLEAELLASQPDRVLLCGPLMRALHTRIRTKVRSHWFVDVSDLSTALGSLLQPGDWVLAKSSAGVGLSRLARVLKALP